A portion of the Coriobacteriia bacterium genome contains these proteins:
- a CDS encoding Asp-tRNA(Asn)/Glu-tRNA(Gln) amidotransferase GatCAB subunit B: MKELTEVLKDWEAVIGLEVHAELTTLKTKMFCSCPIEFGADPNTHTCPVCLGMPGALPVPNKAAIESIVLAGLATNCDIEKHTMFYRKGYFYPDMAKNFQTTQGPLAFCMRGHLDLELSAKGAAERVDIPKDEDGSYTTRIGITRIHMEEDAGKMTHLGGSEGRIDGAERSLVDYNRAGTPLIELVTEPDLRTPEEARAFMQKLRQIYLTLGISDCSMEEGSLRADGNVSLRRRGSTELGTKTELKNINSFKNLHDGLAYEICRQAEVLESGGVIRQETRHWEPGAKRTIVMRVKETADDYRMFPDPDLAPFDLSDEFIETVRAKLPELPDAKKQRFMESYGLPAYDAGELAGDVEIAEFFEEAAHDEDAAVAKKIANLIINDVSAWTNENATTVSKSGIAPAALAKLAKLLADDTISSKQGKEVLAALIGDGVDPEEYVKSHGMEQTTDTGAIEQMVEELMAANPDKVEAYRGGKTGLQGFFMGQVMKQLGGQGNPKVISAIVTEKLEG; this comes from the coding sequence ATGAAGGAACTGACTGAGGTCCTCAAGGACTGGGAAGCCGTCATCGGCCTCGAGGTTCATGCCGAGCTCACCACGCTCAAGACCAAGATGTTCTGCTCGTGCCCGATTGAGTTCGGCGCAGATCCGAATACGCACACTTGCCCGGTTTGCCTCGGCATGCCCGGCGCCCTGCCCGTGCCCAACAAGGCCGCCATCGAGAGCATCGTGCTCGCCGGCCTGGCGACCAACTGCGACATCGAGAAGCACACGATGTTCTATCGCAAGGGCTACTTCTACCCGGACATGGCCAAGAACTTCCAGACCACGCAGGGCCCACTCGCGTTCTGCATGCGCGGTCATCTTGACCTCGAACTTTCCGCCAAGGGCGCTGCCGAACGTGTCGATATTCCCAAGGACGAGGACGGATCGTATACGACGCGTATCGGCATCACGCGCATCCACATGGAAGAAGACGCGGGAAAGATGACGCATCTGGGTGGCTCGGAGGGCCGTATCGATGGCGCGGAGCGCTCGCTCGTCGATTACAATCGCGCCGGCACGCCGCTCATCGAGCTCGTCACCGAGCCCGACTTGCGTACACCGGAAGAAGCTCGTGCCTTCATGCAGAAGCTGCGTCAGATTTATCTCACGCTCGGCATCTCGGATTGCTCGATGGAAGAGGGCTCCTTGCGCGCCGATGGCAATGTCTCGTTGCGCCGTCGTGGATCGACGGAGCTTGGTACGAAGACGGAACTCAAGAACATCAACTCGTTCAAGAACCTTCACGATGGCCTTGCCTACGAGATCTGCCGCCAAGCCGAGGTGCTCGAGAGCGGTGGAGTCATCCGCCAGGAGACGCGTCACTGGGAGCCTGGCGCCAAGCGTACCATTGTCATGCGCGTCAAGGAGACGGCAGATGATTATCGCATGTTCCCCGATCCCGATCTGGCCCCCTTTGACCTTTCCGACGAATTCATCGAGACCGTGCGTGCCAAGCTTCCCGAGTTGCCTGATGCCAAGAAGCAGCGCTTCATGGAAAGCTATGGTCTGCCCGCCTATGATGCCGGCGAGCTTGCCGGTGATGTCGAAATCGCCGAGTTCTTCGAGGAGGCTGCCCACGACGAAGACGCGGCTGTCGCCAAGAAGATCGCAAACCTCATCATCAATGACGTGAGCGCGTGGACAAACGAAAACGCCACGACCGTCTCGAAGTCCGGTATCGCCCCGGCAGCGCTGGCAAAGCTTGCCAAGCTTCTGGCCGATGACACGATCAGCTCCAAACAGGGTAAGGAAGTTCTTGCCGCGCTCATCGGGGATGGCGTCGATCCCGAGGAGTACGTCAAGTCGCACGGTATGGAGCAGACAACCGACACAGGCGCCATCGAGCAGATGGTCGAGGAGCTCATGGCGGCAAATCCCGATAAGGTCGAAGCGTACCGTGGCGGAAAGACGGGTCTGCAGGGCTTTTTCATGGGGCAGGTCATGAAGCAGCTTGGCGGTCAAGGTAACCCCAAGGTCATCTCGGCGATCGTCACCGAAAAGCTCGAGGGATAG
- a CDS encoding manganese-dependent inorganic pyrophosphatase — protein sequence MAQIYVVGHKNPDNDSIMAAYAYANLKNITDADNEYIPVRLGELPAESAMIFEEYGIEAPALIERVGEGDVLVLVDHNEMGQAVDGIEDAEVAEIIDHHRIADVSTSAPITFINLPWGSTTSIITKLYEYFGIAPDKQIAACLLSAILTDTVILKSPTATEVDAKHVERLAQILGVDPVEFGMKIFKSRGGDDDVSIEDICSRDSKEFNFGGKKCWIAQYETVDLEGLRGRTDDIAAQVAKIQEEGGYDAALMLLTDIIVEGSDFVAAGDTDFIADAFEISFADGPVWMPGVLSRKKQVAAKLIDYAG from the coding sequence ATGGCACAGATTTACGTAGTTGGACATAAGAATCCCGATAACGATTCAATCATGGCGGCGTACGCCTACGCCAACCTCAAGAACATTACCGATGCCGATAACGAGTACATCCCCGTACGTCTGGGCGAGTTGCCAGCCGAGAGCGCGATGATTTTCGAGGAGTACGGCATCGAGGCACCTGCCCTCATAGAGCGGGTGGGCGAGGGCGACGTGCTCGTGCTCGTCGATCATAACGAGATGGGCCAGGCCGTCGATGGCATCGAAGACGCCGAGGTCGCCGAGATCATCGACCACCATCGCATCGCCGATGTCTCCACCTCGGCACCCATCACCTTCATCAACCTGCCCTGGGGTTCAACCACCTCGATTATCACGAAGCTCTACGAGTACTTCGGCATCGCGCCTGACAAGCAGATTGCCGCATGCCTGCTCTCGGCCATCCTCACGGACACGGTCATCCTCAAGTCGCCCACGGCAACCGAGGTCGACGCCAAACACGTCGAGAGGCTCGCGCAGATTCTCGGCGTCGATCCCGTCGAGTTCGGCATGAAGATCTTTAAGTCCCGTGGTGGCGATGACGATGTCTCGATCGAGGATATTTGCAGCCGTGACTCCAAGGAGTTCAACTTCGGTGGTAAGAAATGCTGGATCGCCCAGTACGAGACCGTGGACCTCGAGGGACTGCGTGGGCGCACGGACGATATCGCCGCGCAGGTTGCCAAAATTCAGGAAGAAGGCGGCTATGATGCGGCCCTCATGCTCCTGACCGACATCATCGTCGAGGGTAGCGACTTCGTTGCCGCCGGTGACACTGACTTCATCGCCGATGCCTTCGAGATTTCCTTCGCCGATGGCCCCGTCTGGATGCCCGGCGTGCTTTCCCGCAAGAAGCAGGTTGCCGCCAAACTCATCGATTACGCCGGATAG
- a CDS encoding Asp-tRNA(Asn)/Glu-tRNA(Gln) amidotransferase GatCAB subunit A, with product MQNYPQLSVREIHEGLLNAQFSARELTTSAFDVIDALDSKVHAFLELTPELAYEQADAIDAAIAAREPIGILAGVPIAFKDNMNLVGTHTTCASHMLETYVSPFTATCVAKALDAGGICLGKTNMDEFAFGSSTETSYFGTTSNPWDLERVPGGSSGGSAAAVAAGMATLSLGSDTGGSIRQPGSFCGTVALKPSYGVVSRYGVVAFGSSLDQVGPFARSVEDAAYALNAISGRDPLDCTSQPCDIDFTANLDAGVNGMRIGIVPTLLELDGLTSEVKHAFEESVARLEELGATIVEVELPNAAAAISAYYVLGPCEAFSNLSRFDSVRYGHHAHGKNLEQRYEDSRAQGFGPEAKRRIMLGAWLLASGVYDEYYIPAQKVRTLITADYTKAFEKVDAIVLPTSPRTAFKFGEVSDPASMYLSDIYTISINIAGNGGMSLPVALGEDSGLPIGLQIVGPQFHDEVILRVGAALEAATVVPRIAPLEEGGLS from the coding sequence ATGCAGAACTATCCTCAACTGAGCGTTCGTGAAATCCACGAGGGCCTGCTGAATGCCCAGTTCAGCGCCCGCGAGCTCACGACGTCCGCCTTCGACGTGATCGATGCGCTTGACTCGAAGGTCCATGCGTTTCTCGAGCTCACCCCCGAGCTTGCCTACGAGCAAGCCGATGCCATCGATGCGGCTATCGCCGCCCGTGAACCCATCGGCATCCTCGCCGGCGTCCCCATCGCCTTCAAGGACAACATGAACCTCGTCGGCACGCACACGACCTGCGCATCACATATGCTCGAAACCTACGTGAGCCCGTTCACGGCAACCTGTGTCGCCAAAGCACTCGACGCAGGCGGCATCTGTCTGGGCAAGACGAATATGGACGAGTTCGCGTTTGGCTCATCGACCGAGACCTCGTACTTCGGGACGACGAGCAACCCCTGGGATCTCGAACGCGTGCCCGGCGGGTCTTCGGGTGGTTCGGCGGCTGCCGTTGCCGCGGGCATGGCGACGTTGTCGCTCGGCAGCGATACGGGCGGATCCATCCGCCAACCGGGAAGCTTCTGTGGCACGGTCGCCCTCAAGCCGAGCTATGGCGTGGTCAGTCGCTACGGCGTGGTTGCCTTTGGCAGCTCGCTTGATCAGGTCGGTCCCTTTGCCCGTAGCGTCGAGGATGCGGCATATGCGCTCAACGCGATTTCTGGACGTGACCCGCTCGATTGCACGAGCCAGCCCTGCGATATCGACTTTACCGCCAATCTCGATGCCGGCGTCAACGGCATGCGCATCGGCATCGTGCCCACCCTGCTCGAACTCGACGGCCTCACGTCTGAAGTCAAGCATGCTTTCGAGGAAAGCGTCGCGAGGCTCGAAGAGCTGGGAGCCACGATTGTCGAAGTCGAGCTGCCCAATGCGGCAGCCGCTATCAGCGCCTATTACGTGCTCGGGCCCTGCGAGGCGTTCTCGAACCTCTCGCGTTTCGATTCGGTGCGCTACGGACATCACGCCCACGGCAAGAATCTCGAGCAGCGTTACGAGGATAGCCGTGCCCAGGGCTTTGGCCCGGAGGCAAAGCGTCGCATCATGCTTGGTGCCTGGCTACTCGCGAGTGGCGTCTATGACGAGTACTACATCCCCGCGCAAAAGGTGCGCACGCTCATCACGGCAGATTACACGAAGGCGTTCGAGAAGGTCGACGCAATCGTGCTGCCCACGAGTCCGCGTACTGCCTTCAAGTTCGGCGAGGTGAGTGACCCTGCATCCATGTACCTCTCGGACATTTACACCATCAGCATCAACATCGCGGGTAACGGCGGAATGAGCCTGCCCGTTGCACTCGGCGAGGATTCCGGCCTGCCCATCGGTTTGCAAATCGTGGGCCCGCAGTTCCATGACGAGGTCATCCTGCGCGTGGGTGCTGCACTTGAGGCTGCGACCGTCGTTCCCCGCATCGCGCCGCTCGAGGAGGGAGGTCTCTCATGA
- a CDS encoding arginine--tRNA ligase, with amino-acid sequence MRTLVEDIITSAIKSAIESGELPLDDLPSAQVERPRDLAHGDWASSIAMRCAKQAHMNPRDIAQIIVAHIADAPEVASVEIAGPGFINIKLSDAALQNVFRVVRSEDTRYGSSHDGDGIKVDLEFISANPTGPMHLGHGRWAALGDAMANVLSFAGYDVTREFYINDAGNQMDIFAESVALRYLQVARLIAEGAATDVDGAYEIIIENMDSYRAELPENCYAGAYVIDIAGIIYDAEGAAWVDADADERAAYFKELAYKTVFEHTKELLAGFGLEFDVWYSERSTYATDADGGSRLTRALDALRERGYLYDKDDAVWFRTTEFGDDKDRVLVKADGSYTYFAPDIAYHKNKFDRGFDRCIDILGADHHGYIKRIQSVGHVFDHPGQPEVVIGQMVNLFRNGEPVRMSKRTGEMVSFEEVLDEVGADATRFLMLARSTDQAIDFDIEQAKKQDSTNPVYYVQYAHARICSILRKAAGIEDANASGANPDAIAASLIPADADLSPLTHETELALARRIDEFGELVAGCARDLAPFRLTHYATSLASEFHQFYTQCHVIGDDVRLTTARLYVCDATRRVLRNALSLLGVSAPTSM; translated from the coding sequence GTGCGTACGTTAGTAGAAGACATCATCACATCCGCTATCAAATCCGCCATCGAATCTGGCGAGCTTCCCCTCGATGACCTGCCATCGGCACAGGTCGAGCGTCCTCGTGACCTTGCGCACGGCGATTGGGCGAGTTCCATTGCCATGCGATGCGCCAAGCAAGCGCACATGAATCCCCGTGACATCGCGCAGATTATCGTCGCGCATATTGCCGACGCGCCCGAAGTCGCCTCCGTCGAAATCGCCGGTCCCGGTTTCATCAACATCAAGCTCTCCGATGCCGCATTGCAAAACGTGTTTCGCGTGGTGCGTAGCGAGGACACGCGCTATGGCTCAAGTCATGACGGCGATGGCATCAAGGTCGACCTCGAGTTTATCTCCGCCAACCCGACAGGCCCCATGCATTTGGGGCATGGCCGTTGGGCGGCACTCGGTGATGCGATGGCAAACGTCCTTTCCTTTGCAGGCTACGATGTGACCCGCGAGTTCTACATCAACGACGCGGGCAACCAGATGGACATCTTCGCGGAGTCCGTGGCACTTCGCTACCTGCAGGTCGCACGCCTCATTGCCGAAGGCGCCGCCACGGATGTCGATGGCGCTTACGAGATCATCATCGAGAACATGGATTCGTATCGAGCCGAGCTTCCCGAAAACTGCTATGCCGGCGCCTACGTTATCGATATCGCCGGCATCATCTACGATGCAGAAGGCGCCGCCTGGGTCGATGCCGATGCCGACGAGCGCGCCGCGTACTTCAAGGAGCTCGCTTACAAGACGGTCTTCGAGCACACGAAGGAGCTGCTCGCGGGTTTTGGCCTCGAGTTCGACGTGTGGTATTCCGAGCGCAGCACCTATGCCACGGACGCCGACGGGGGCTCTCGTCTTACGCGCGCTCTCGATGCGCTGCGCGAGAGGGGATACCTCTACGACAAAGATGATGCCGTGTGGTTCAGGACCACGGAGTTCGGTGACGACAAGGACCGCGTGCTCGTCAAGGCCGACGGCAGCTATACCTATTTCGCGCCCGATATCGCCTATCACAAGAACAAGTTCGACCGCGGTTTCGATCGCTGCATCGACATCCTCGGTGCCGATCATCATGGCTATATCAAACGCATCCAATCGGTTGGCCATGTCTTCGACCATCCCGGTCAGCCCGAGGTCGTCATCGGCCAGATGGTTAACCTCTTTCGTAACGGCGAGCCCGTACGTATGTCCAAGCGCACGGGCGAGATGGTGAGCTTTGAGGAGGTCCTTGACGAGGTCGGAGCCGACGCCACGCGCTTCCTCATGCTCGCGCGCTCAACCGACCAGGCAATTGACTTCGATATCGAGCAAGCCAAGAAGCAGGATTCGACCAATCCCGTCTACTATGTTCAGTATGCTCATGCACGCATATGTTCGATCCTGCGCAAGGCCGCTGGTATCGAGGATGCAAACGCATCCGGAGCAAACCCTGATGCCATCGCCGCATCCCTTATCCCAGCCGATGCCGACCTCTCGCCGCTTACGCATGAGACAGAGCTTGCCCTTGCACGCCGCATCGACGAGTTTGGCGAGCTCGTCGCAGGATGCGCGCGTGACCTTGCCCCGTTCAGACTTACGCATTACGCGACGAGCCTCGCAAGCGAGTTCCACCAGTTCTATACCCAATGTCACGTCATCGGCGATGACGTGCGCCTCACGACGGCACGTCTCTACGTCTGTGACGCGACGCGTCGCGTCCTGAGAAACGCCCTGTCCCTGCTCGGTGTGTCGGCACCTACGAGCATGTAA
- a CDS encoding homoserine dehydrogenase translates to MKQVKLGLVGCGTVGGGFIRILQKHHDDFMRHAGVDMVIAKATTRTRSKLEALGIPDGAIVDSYEDIVNDPDIDIVIELIGGTGMAADVVLDALRAGKNVITANKALMATRGAEIFHTADDHGVEVAFEASVGGGIPIIQPLKHSLISNEINTVLGIVNGTTNYMLTEMEQGLDYDTVLKRAQELGYAEADPTADVDGYDAAAKIAILASIAFNSRVTLDDVFTQGIRSIEPVDFRHAEDMGYTIKLLAIAHKIDGEIDVRVHPAMIPTDHQLANVNGVYNAIYVTGDAVGDCMFFGEGAGAGPAASAVMGDAIEVARHVANDVKPIVGCTCTDNLPLRGIGKLETKYYLRLLVKDEPGVLAAISEIFSQYDVSIRSMVQPTTHGDGTAELIFMTHTANEAHFEEALKEVKALACVAQIGTMIRIEED, encoded by the coding sequence ATGAAGCAAGTGAAGCTCGGTCTGGTGGGATGCGGAACCGTCGGTGGCGGATTCATTCGCATATTGCAAAAGCACCACGATGATTTCATGAGGCATGCGGGCGTTGACATGGTGATTGCCAAGGCAACGACACGCACGCGCTCCAAGCTTGAAGCCCTTGGCATTCCCGATGGTGCAATCGTCGATTCATATGAGGATATCGTCAATGATCCGGATATCGACATCGTCATCGAGCTCATTGGCGGGACGGGCATGGCGGCTGACGTCGTGCTTGATGCCCTGCGCGCGGGGAAAAACGTGATCACCGCTAACAAGGCCCTCATGGCGACGCGTGGTGCGGAGATCTTCCATACCGCCGATGATCATGGCGTAGAAGTTGCCTTCGAGGCGTCCGTAGGCGGCGGCATTCCCATCATTCAACCTCTCAAGCATTCTCTCATCAGCAACGAGATCAATACCGTTCTTGGCATTGTCAACGGAACGACCAACTACATGCTCACCGAGATGGAACAGGGCCTCGATTACGACACGGTGCTCAAACGCGCGCAGGAACTCGGTTATGCCGAGGCTGATCCGACGGCCGACGTTGACGGCTACGACGCTGCCGCAAAAATCGCGATTCTCGCCTCTATCGCCTTCAACTCCCGCGTGACACTCGATGACGTCTTCACGCAGGGCATTCGCTCCATCGAGCCCGTGGATTTCAGGCATGCGGAGGATATGGGATACACCATCAAGCTGCTTGCCATCGCCCACAAGATCGATGGCGAGATTGATGTCCGCGTCCATCCGGCCATGATTCCCACGGACCATCAACTTGCCAATGTCAACGGTGTCTATAACGCCATCTACGTGACGGGCGATGCCGTGGGTGACTGCATGTTCTTCGGTGAGGGTGCGGGCGCAGGTCCTGCCGCATCGGCCGTCATGGGCGATGCCATCGAGGTTGCGCGTCACGTCGCCAACGACGTCAAGCCCATCGTCGGGTGCACCTGTACCGATAACCTGCCCTTGCGTGGCATCGGAAAGCTCGAGACCAAGTATTATCTGCGCCTACTTGTAAAGGACGAGCCTGGCGTGCTTGCTGCCATCAGCGAGATCTTCAGCCAGTACGATGTCTCCATTCGCAGCATGGTGCAACCCACGACGCATGGTGACGGCACCGCAGAGCTCATTTTCATGACGCATACGGCCAACGAGGCTCACTTCGAGGAAGCCCTCAAGGAAGTCAAGGCCCTGGCATGCGTCGCCCAGATCGGTACCATGATTCGCATCGAGGAGGACTAA
- the lysA gene encoding diaminopimelate decarboxylase: MSIAPTREHVLPDYMKASDLLKVAPMSMEVEGDKVTLDGIDLRDITRDFGTALYVYDEDHIRKQLSSYRDEFRTCYPQSDIVYAAKAFCCVAMDKIVAEEDCYIDVASGGELAIAKAAGFPMKHVFAQGNNKSQREIEEYIDAGVACFVVDTHEEIERISTYASAQGVTQRIIIRVCPGIEADTHAYIQTANEDSKFGFNIRNGAAEEALVYALTLPGVEVAGFHCHIGSQIFELTSYVEAINTMFGFMNDMRQAHDFVAQIFDMGGGLGIPYTIYDRPSTIAQFAQIATGAIHANCSEYDYPYPHIFVEPGRSIVANAGITLYTVGSVKTVPGICTYVAIDGGMTDNIRTALYGSKYEAFVVERADKPRDVICDIVGKHCESGDVVVKNAPLQACEAGDHICVLGTGAYCNEMASNYNKQVRPGIVFVHDGVAREVVRRETYDDLLARDVCSNA, from the coding sequence ATGTCAATTGCACCAACACGCGAACATGTTCTGCCCGACTACATGAAGGCATCCGACCTCCTCAAGGTTGCTCCCATGAGCATGGAGGTCGAGGGCGACAAGGTGACGCTCGACGGCATCGATTTGCGCGATATCACCCGCGATTTCGGTACCGCTCTCTATGTCTACGACGAGGACCATATCCGCAAGCAGCTTTCAAGCTATCGCGATGAGTTCCGCACCTGCTATCCGCAAAGCGACATCGTCTATGCCGCCAAGGCCTTCTGCTGCGTTGCCATGGACAAGATCGTCGCCGAGGAGGATTGCTACATCGACGTGGCAAGCGGGGGAGAGCTCGCCATCGCCAAGGCGGCGGGATTTCCGATGAAGCATGTCTTCGCGCAGGGCAACAACAAGTCCCAACGCGAGATCGAGGAGTACATCGACGCCGGTGTCGCGTGCTTCGTGGTCGATACGCATGAGGAGATCGAACGCATCTCGACCTACGCGAGCGCACAGGGTGTCACCCAACGCATCATCATTCGCGTCTGCCCCGGTATCGAAGCTGACACGCATGCCTATATCCAGACGGCCAACGAGGATTCAAAGTTCGGCTTCAACATCCGTAACGGCGCGGCTGAGGAAGCGCTCGTCTACGCGTTGACGCTGCCCGGAGTCGAGGTCGCCGGGTTCCACTGCCACATCGGCTCGCAGATCTTCGAACTCACCTCCTATGTCGAGGCCATTAACACCATGTTCGGCTTCATGAACGACATGCGCCAGGCCCATGACTTCGTCGCGCAGATCTTCGACATGGGCGGCGGCCTTGGCATTCCCTACACCATCTACGATCGCCCCTCGACCATCGCGCAGTTCGCCCAGATTGCGACGGGCGCCATCCACGCCAATTGCAGCGAATACGATTACCCATATCCGCACATTTTCGTGGAGCCCGGTCGCTCCATCGTCGCGAACGCGGGCATCACGCTCTACACCGTCGGTTCGGTCAAGACGGTTCCCGGCATCTGCACCTACGTCGCCATCGATGGCGGTATGACGGATAACATCCGCACGGCGCTCTATGGGTCGAAGTACGAGGCGTTCGTCGTGGAACGTGCTGACAAGCCCCGTGACGTCATCTGCGACATCGTCGGCAAGCATTGCGAGTCGGGCGACGTCGTCGTGAAGAACGCCCCCCTGCAGGCATGTGAGGCTGGTGATCATATCTGCGTACTCGGCACCGGCGCGTATTGCAACGAGATGGCGAGCAACTATAACAAGCAGGTGCGTCCTGGCATCGTCTTCGTCCATGATGGCGTAGCTCGCGAGGTCGTGCGCCGTGAGACTTATGACGATCTGCTCGCACGTGACGTATGCTCAAATGCGTAG
- a CDS encoding Asp-tRNA(Asn)/Glu-tRNA(Gln) amidotransferase GatCAB subunit C has translation MTLTEQDVRDIAEYARIGLTDDELSAMTVDLNNIIETLKPITEYELEGVEPTFHPIGSLSNVMREDEVGESFEREVALSNSDSTSEGCFEIPSILGEGGDR, from the coding sequence GTGACTCTGACCGAACAGGATGTGCGCGACATCGCCGAGTATGCGCGCATCGGCCTTACGGATGACGAGCTATCCGCGATGACGGTCGACCTCAACAACATCATCGAGACGCTCAAGCCCATCACCGAGTACGAGCTCGAGGGTGTCGAGCCGACCTTCCATCCCATCGGCAGCCTCTCAAACGTCATGCGCGAGGACGAGGTGGGGGAGTCCTTCGAGCGTGAGGTCGCGCTGTCGAACAGCGATTCCACAAGCGAAGGATGCTTCGAGATTCCCTCCATTCTTGGTGAGGGAGGCGATCGCTGA